A genomic stretch from Solirubrobacterales bacterium includes:
- a CDS encoding NUDIX hydrolase, translating to MMERIGSTTIWEGVVARVRIDEFRYPDGSTSRREVVGHPGAVAVVAYDERSLYLVRQPREAVGEDALLELPAGKLDVPGESPVDCAKRELAEEVGKAASGWRELKRFYTSPGFAEEEVIVYLATGLEEAHAQSDEEERLEVVVWPLEELDAAIDACADAKSLIGLLLFRELRREEGA from the coding sequence ATGATGGAGCGCATCGGCTCGACGACGATCTGGGAGGGCGTGGTGGCCCGCGTACGGATCGACGAGTTTCGCTACCCCGATGGCTCGACCTCGAGGCGCGAGGTCGTCGGCCACCCGGGCGCGGTGGCAGTGGTGGCCTACGACGAGCGCTCGCTGTACCTGGTCCGGCAGCCACGCGAGGCGGTGGGGGAGGACGCCCTGCTGGAGCTGCCGGCGGGCAAGCTCGACGTACCCGGCGAGAGCCCGGTCGACTGCGCCAAGCGCGAGCTGGCCGAGGAGGTCGGCAAGGCCGCTTCGGGGTGGCGCGAGCTGAAGCGCTTCTACACCAGCCCCGGGTTCGCCGAGGAAGAGGTGATCGTGTACTTGGCGACCGGGCTCGAGGAGGCGCACGCCCAGTCCGACGAGGAGGAGCGCCTGGAGGTTGTCGTCTGGCCGCTGGAGGAGCTGGATGCGGCGATCGATGCGTGCGCAGACGCGAAGTCGCTGATCGGCCTGCTTCTGTT
- a CDS encoding M20/M25/M40 family metallo-hydrolase, translating into MADDQRMLDRFVQLCQIPSPTGEERAVADAVLAELRDLDVGTTEDSAAAAARAGAGNLIARVPGERDQWVMFGCHLDTVPHDEPIEAVLDEGVYRSRGETILGADNKAAVTVLVELAARHAHSRPPIGLEILFTVAEEDGLRGAKQIDARSLRSPFGFVLDHASPIGEVITAAPTYKRLVADFQGKEAHSGIRPEDGRSAIVAAAGAIAAMSLGRLTPETTANVGVISGGTASNVVPGHCRVDAEARSLDDQGASKTIGAMVDACTWSASEHECDVDIELNEMFRGYRLPSSAASVGVARAALERCGVEALEVATGGGSDANALNAAGFECVLIANGTEANHTPQESVAAERIVQMLAVCEAIVEEAAAR; encoded by the coding sequence GTGGCCGACGACCAGCGCATGCTCGATCGGTTCGTGCAGCTGTGCCAGATCCCGAGCCCGACCGGGGAGGAGCGTGCCGTGGCCGATGCGGTGCTGGCCGAGCTTCGCGATCTGGACGTGGGGACGACCGAGGACTCGGCGGCCGCCGCGGCGCGAGCCGGAGCCGGCAACCTGATCGCTCGGGTCCCGGGCGAGCGAGACCAGTGGGTGATGTTCGGTTGCCATCTGGACACGGTCCCGCACGACGAACCGATCGAAGCAGTTCTCGACGAGGGCGTCTACAGAAGCCGTGGCGAGACGATCCTGGGAGCTGACAACAAGGCGGCGGTCACGGTGCTGGTCGAGCTCGCCGCCAGGCACGCGCACAGCCGGCCGCCGATCGGGCTCGAGATCCTGTTCACGGTCGCCGAGGAGGATGGGTTGCGGGGAGCCAAGCAGATCGACGCCAGGTCGCTGCGCTCGCCGTTCGGCTTCGTGCTCGACCACGCGAGCCCGATCGGTGAGGTGATCACGGCGGCTCCCACGTACAAGCGGCTCGTGGCGGACTTCCAGGGGAAGGAGGCCCACTCCGGCATCCGTCCGGAGGATGGGCGCAGTGCGATCGTCGCCGCAGCGGGCGCGATCGCCGCGATGAGCCTGGGGCGTCTGACCCCGGAGACGACTGCGAACGTTGGCGTGATCTCCGGAGGCACGGCGTCGAACGTCGTTCCGGGCCATTGCCGTGTCGACGCGGAGGCGCGAAGCCTCGACGACCAGGGGGCGAGCAAGACGATCGGTGCGATGGTGGACGCGTGCACGTGGTCGGCCAGCGAGCACGAGTGCGACGTCGACATCGAGTTGAACGAGATGTTCCGCGGCTACCGGTTGCCGTCGAGCGCCGCATCGGTGGGAGTTGCGCGGGCGGCGTTGGAGCGCTGCGGCGTGGAGGCGCTCGAGGTCGCGACCGGCGGTGGCAGCGACGCAAACGCCCTCAACGCCGCCGGATTCGAGTGCGTGCTGATCGCGAACGGGACCGAGGCGAACCACACCCCGCAGGAGAGCGTTGCGGCGGAGCGGATCGTGCAGATGCTCGCGGTCTGCGAGGCGATCGTCGAGGAAGCGGCCGCGCGATGA
- a CDS encoding DUF2182 domain-containing protein, which yields MESATLRRAPPLPGLIQLGLVGLLVALAGIAWALTDDRMTGMDAGPGTDPGALGFFLGVWVVMMAAMMFPSIAPMVLMHVRIQEGRRERGQPVAIGATSVFVGGYLISWAAAGLLGYAIFQLGAAVSGDAFSWDNGGPYLAGAVIVGAALYQLTPLKDVCLRHCRNPFMFIMQHWRPGRVGALRMGVLHGGWCVGCCWMLMAALFALGVMSLGWMAFIAALIAVEKLLPWKALANRSIAVLLLVLGLAVAFTPEDVPGLTLPDSPEARQAMESMGMEGKSQGSGAMEDGSMGSGGGGMDDESMGGGGMHGDKMP from the coding sequence ATGGAATCGGCCACTCTACGCCGAGCTCCGCCCCTGCCCGGGCTGATCCAGCTCGGCTTGGTCGGGCTGCTGGTAGCCCTTGCCGGGATTGCATGGGCGCTGACCGACGACCGCATGACCGGCATGGACGCCGGTCCCGGTACGGACCCCGGGGCGCTGGGGTTCTTCCTCGGGGTCTGGGTGGTGATGATGGCCGCGATGATGTTCCCGTCGATCGCGCCGATGGTCCTGATGCACGTCCGGATCCAAGAGGGTCGGCGCGAGCGGGGCCAACCGGTGGCGATCGGAGCGACGTCGGTGTTCGTGGGCGGCTACCTGATCAGCTGGGCGGCGGCGGGACTGCTGGGATACGCGATCTTCCAGCTCGGAGCCGCCGTTTCGGGCGACGCCTTCTCCTGGGATAACGGTGGCCCGTACCTAGCCGGCGCCGTGATCGTCGGCGCTGCCCTTTACCAGCTCACCCCGCTGAAGGACGTCTGTCTGCGCCACTGCCGAAACCCGTTCATGTTCATCATGCAGCACTGGCGCCCGGGCCGGGTGGGCGCGCTGCGCATGGGAGTGCTCCACGGCGGCTGGTGCGTGGGCTGCTGCTGGATGCTGATGGCGGCTCTGTTCGCGCTCGGGGTGATGAGCCTCGGCTGGATGGCCTTCATCGCCGCCCTGATCGCGGTCGAGAAGCTCTTGCCCTGGAAGGCGCTCGCCAACCGCAGCATCGCCGTGCTGCTTCTGGTGCTCGGGCTCGCGGTTGCCTTTACCCCGGAGGACGTGCCAGGCCTGACGCTGCCCGACTCACCCGAGGCTCGACAGGCGATGGAGTCGATGGGCATGGAGGGCAAGTCCCAGGGCTCCGGTGCGATGGAAGACGGGTCGATGGGCTCGGGCGGCGGGGGAATGGACGACGAATCGATGGGCGGCGGGGGCATGCACGGCGACAAGATGCCGTAG
- a CDS encoding DUF1326 domain-containing protein — protein MAWRIAGTYAASCSCNLICPCPVDGTPTGPDGECKGFLVFSIKDGSLDDTDLAGVNFALYNLFPSNLTSGNWKIGIVVDDGASDQQAQAVERICKGEEGGPFGELSNFYGEYLGMERDSVTFSDGDRPSATVGSSSEVTFEPHEGPDGSPTTVKGTMFGFAPEYKIGKGPGKSDRFGLAYEPIYGESADFEFASEMAEGAPTGRI, from the coding sequence ATGGCTTGGCGGATCGCGGGAACCTACGCGGCAAGCTGTTCGTGCAATCTCATCTGCCCCTGTCCGGTGGACGGCACGCCCACCGGGCCGGACGGCGAGTGCAAGGGGTTCCTGGTCTTCAGCATCAAGGACGGGAGCCTCGACGACACCGATCTCGCGGGTGTCAACTTTGCCCTCTACAACCTTTTCCCCTCGAATCTGACCTCCGGTAACTGGAAGATCGGGATCGTGGTCGATGACGGGGCCTCCGACCAGCAGGCGCAGGCCGTGGAGCGCATCTGCAAGGGCGAGGAGGGCGGCCCGTTCGGCGAGCTGTCGAATTTCTATGGCGAGTACCTGGGGATGGAGCGCGACTCGGTCACCTTCTCCGACGGCGACCGTCCCTCGGCGACCGTCGGCAGCTCCAGCGAGGTGACCTTCGAGCCCCACGAGGGCCCCGATGGCAGCCCCACCACTGTCAAGGGAACGATGTTCGGTTTCGCGCCCGAGTACAAGATCGGCAAGGGCCCCGGAAAGTCCGATCGGTTCGGCCTCGCCTATGAACCGATCTACGGCGAGTCCGCCGACTTCGAGTTCGCCAGCGAGATGGCAGAGGGCGCACCCACTGGTCGCATCTGA